The Methanofastidiosum sp. nucleotide sequence GGAGTATCTTTAGGTTGTAGAGGTCAACTCTAGTATCTGTGGTGTAAGGTGGAATCGCATCGACTTCATTGTTTTTGATAGCCTCATACATAAGCGTTGGAGACATTGGTCTTACTTCTTTGAACTGGATGCCATAAATCAATTTTAATCGTGGGAGGCCGTCTTCTCGCTCATGGAATACAAGGTCGCTTCCAAATCTCATATTTGTCGCATATGGCATTAGGTCTTCAATTGTTTCGATATTGTTTTTAATTGCAAAATCTTCCTTAATTGCTATAGCATAGTCATCTCTAAATCCTATCATGTTAAGAACAACTATTTTTTCTTTTTCTAATCCTTCTTTGACCTTATCATAAACAACTTCTGGATCCCAGACTTCTAAAGCCGGATATTTTAGAAGTTGTGCGTAAGCTGTGCCTGTATACTCAACGTATACGTCGATCTGTCCTTTCTTTATACCTTCAAAAAGAGTGGCATCATTCATCCCAGATCTAACTTCAGTTTTATATCCCTTATCCTGAAGTATCAAAGATACCATTTCAGCTAGAATATACTGCTCATTAAAGGTTTTTGCACCTACTACAATAGTTTTTTGTTCTGTACCTTGGCCTATACAGCCAGACATCGCAACGATAAGTGTCAAGATCACAAAAAAACTTATTAAATTCTTGCTCATCATATCCCTCCTATAAAAAATTATCTGAATTAATATTTAATTATTACCTTATATAAATATTATGTTTTTATAAATGAAAAAAATTGCAAATATGTTTTCTTTCTTAAATATAAGTTAAAAAAATTTTAGTTAGAACTAAAGTTTTGCTATTTTCTATATGATCCTAAAATCTTCATGTAGTTTGCCCTTTCATAAGCAGAAGGTTCCAATATATTTTTTTGTGACATTAACCCTTGTATCGATTTTATTGATTCGTATTCATGTTTAGAAAGCCAATCTGTTACTTCAGATAAGGTCTTTTCAATATGGTCGATACCATTTTTAATTAAAGCAGAAGTCATCATTGAGACTTTAGCCCCAGCCATAATTGATTTAACCACATCAGGACCGGTGTGCACCCCACCTGTAATTGCGATATCGGGCTTTATCTTTCCATACATAATTGCAGCCCATCTAAGTCTTAATCTTAATTCATCGCTACTGCTCAAAACAAGATTTTTTGTTATTTCAAGATTCTCTATATCAATATCTGGCTGATAGAATCTATTGAATATAACAAAAGCATCAGCACCCCCCTCTTCCAGCTTTTTTAATAAATTTGGAGTTGAAGTGAAATAAGGACTAAGTTTCACCGCTAAGGGGATTCTAATTTTTTGTTTTACACTTTTCACAAGATTAACGTAGTTTTCCTCAATCTTTTCAGATCTTATTGAAGGGTCAGTAGGAATATAGTAAATATTCAGTTCAAGCGCATCAGCACCGGCCTCTTCAAGTTTTTGTGAATATTTTATCCAGCCCCCATCTGAAACGCCATTTAAGCTTCCTATAATTGGGATTTCAGAATCTGACTTGACTTCCCTTAAAAGCTCTACATATTCATCAGGTGCAAACTTGAAATCCTTTATCTCTGGAAAATATGTTAGGGCCTCTGCATAGCTTTCTGTTCCTTGCAGTAAAAATTTATTCAATTCTTCTTGTTGAATTTCAAGTTGCTCTTCAAATAAAGAGTGCAAAACAACTGCAGCGACTCCCGATTTTTCAGCTTTTTTGATATTTTTTTGATCTTCCCATAAGTATGAAGATGAAGCTACTATGGGATTCTTTAGTTTCAATCCCATATAGTTCGTTGAAAGATCTATCATTTTTCCTCCTCTTTCGATATTGGCATTTCTGACCAATATTTATAGAAGTTCCATTTCTTAATGATTTCTTTCTGAGACTCTTCAAGAAGTTTCTTTGCCACTTCAGGTTTGCTTCTAAGTAGTATCTTAAACCTAGTTTCGTTGTAGATGTATTTATCAAGAGTTAACATGGGTTTACCTGAATCCAACTGAAGTGGATTTTTACCTTTGCTCTCTAGATTTGGATTGTATCTCATAAGTGGCCAGTATCCGGATTGAACGGCGAGTTTCTGTTGCTCTGGACCATTGATAAGGTCGTATCCCTGATTGATACAGTGTGCATAAGCTATAATTATTGAAGTTCCTTCATATGCCTCTGCTTCAAGGAATGCTTTGACTGTTTGAGCATTATTTGCACCGAAGGCGATCCTTGCGACGTATACGTTTCCATAACTCATTGCCATCATAGCAAGGTCCTTCTTTGGCGTTGGTTTTCCACCCATTGCAAACTTTGCAACTGCCCCAAGAGGTGTTGCTTTTGACATCTGTCCGCCTGTATTAGAATATACTTCAGTATCAAGAACAAGGATATTGACGTTCTTTCCTAATGCAAAGACATGGTCAAGACCGCCGTACCCGATATCATAAGCCCAGCCGTCCCCACCTAATATCCATACACTCTTTTTGACTAATGAATCGGCTAAACTAATTAGATCTTTTGCTTCAGATTTTTGTATTGACTTTAGCTTAGCTTTCAATAATTTTACCATTTCTCTCTGCTTGTTTATGCCTACTTCGGTATCCTGGTTCGTGTTTTTGAGTTCAAATACTAGGTCCTTTCCTAAATCATCTTTAAGTTTTTCAACTAGCTCCATTGCATATTCTCTCTGCTTATCGAGTGCTAATCTCATACCAAGTCCAAACTCTGCAGTATCTTCAAAAAGAGAGTTTGACCATGTTGGGCCTCGGCCGTCCTTATTCTTTGTGTAAGGGGTTGTAGGGAGATTTCCCCCATAAATCGAAGAACATCCTGTGGCATTAGCAATTACTGCCCTATCTCCAAATAGTTGGGTCATAAGCTTTACATAAGGGGTCTGACCACAACCTGAGCAAGCGCCAGAAAACTCGAACAAAGGCTCTAGAAGCTGTATATCCTTTACAGTTGTGACATTTAGCTTCTCTCTATCAATATAAGGTAGTGAGTCAAAGAAATTCCAGTTTTCTTTTTCTCTATCGAGTATTGGATCTTTAAACTCCATGTTTATTGCTTTTAGTTTTGGATCTTTTTTATTCTTCGATGGGCATGTTTCATAACAGAGTTTGCATCCTGTACAGTCTTCTGGGGAAGCCTGGACAGTGTATACATTATCTTTAAATTGTGAGAACTTTGCCTCAGCATGTTTGAATGAAGCAGGCGCATTCTTTAATACGTCTTTTGGGTAGACTTTAGCTCTAATAACTGCATGTGGGCAGACAAAAGCACATTTACCGCACTGTATACAGATTTCAGGGTCCCAGACAGGAATATCAAGTGAAATGTTCCTCTTCTCCCATTTAGTTGTACCGGTTGGATAGGTACCATCTTCAGGGAATGCACTTACAGGTAGATCGTCACCCTTTCCGATAATCATCTTCGATATTGCAGTCTTTACAAATTCCGGTGCTTCTTCTGGCATTGATGATTTTAAATCAAAATTACTTGTCACCTTTCCAGTAACCTTTACTTCATATAGATTGTCAATTGCTTTATCAATTGCTTCATAGTTCATCTTTAATATCTTCTCTCCCTTTCTACCATAGGTTTTCTCAGTGAACTTTTTAATTGATTTGATTGCGTCTTCTTTTGGAATTACATTGCTTAATGCAAAGAAACATGTCTGCATAATTGTATTTATCCTAACTCCAAGACCAATCTCCTTTGCAATATCATACGCATCAATAGTATAGAATCTAATGTTCTTATCTATTATCTCCTGCTGGACGTTTCTAGGTAGCTGATCCCATACCTGTTCTGGCGGGTAAGGGCTATTTAAAAGAAAGATTGAATTCTTTTCTGCAACACTAAGCATGTCATATTTATCTAAAAATGAGCATTGATGGCAAGCTACAAAGTTTGCCTTATCAATTAAGTAAGGAGATCTTATTGGGTCTGGACCAAATCTCAAGTGCGAAATCGTAAGTGATCCAGCCTTTTTTGAATCATAATAGAAGAATCCTTGTGCATAATTGTCAGTTTCTTCTCCAATTATTTTTATTGAGCTCTTATTCGCACTGACTGTACCATCAGCGCCTAAGCCGAAGAATACCGCCCTAGTTCTGTTTTCTGGCTCAACGAAAAAGTTTGGATCGTATTCTAGACTATTATGGGTTACGTCATCGTTGATTCCAACAGTAAATCTGTTCTTTGGCTCTGTCTTTTTTAATTCATCGAATACAGCTTTTGCCATTGAAGGCTTAAACTCCTTTGAAGATAATCCGTATATTCCTCCAATTATTTTTGGCATCTTCTCCATTTTTAATATGCTATTTGAAAATGCAGAAGATATAGCGGTTGTGACATCTAAGTAAAGGGGCTCACCTAAGGCGCCTGGCTCTTTAGTTCTATCAAGAACTGCAATACTTTTTACAGTTAGAGGAATTTCTGAAATAAAATGCTTTAAAGAAAATGGCCTAAATAGTCTTACTTTTAATATCCCTACCTTCTCTCCCTTTTTATTGAGATAATTAACAGTTTCTTCTACAGTATCACCACCGCTTCCCATAATGATAATAATCCTTTCAGCATCAGGAGCACCTTCATATTGGAAGATTTTGTACTGCCTACCAACAATTTTCGCAAATTTATCCATAGCTTCTTGGACTAAATCAGGACAGGCATCATAACATGGATTTATTCTTTCCCTTGCTTGGAAATATGTATCGGGATTATGTGAAGTTCCCCTTATTATGGGATTATCTGGAGATAAAGCTCTTGCACGATGAGCCTTGACTAGATCTTCATCTATCATTTCTTTCAAATCTTCAAGGGTCAACTTTTCAACTTTTGATGTTTCTGCAGATGTCCTAAATCCATCAAAGAAGTGTAAAAAAGGAACTCTAGATTTTAAAGTTGCAGCTTGAGCAATAATTGAGAGATCCATTACCTCTTGAACAGAGTTTGATGCAAGAAGAGCAAATCCCGTAGAACGTACTGACATCACATCACTGTGGTCACAAAAGATTGATAGGGCGTGGGTTGCAAGAGATCTAGCACTTACGTGGAAAACGGTAGAAGTCAGTTCTCCCGCTATTTTATACATATTGGGAATCATTAAAAGAAGCCCTTGAGATGCTGTGAAAGTGGTAGTGAGTGCGCCTCTCTGCAATGAGCCATGAATGGCTCCTGAGGCTCCACCCTCACTTTGCATCTCAGTTACATGAGGAATAGTACCCCATATATTGGGTTCACCTTCAGATGCCCACTGGTCAGATAACTCTCCCATGGTAGAGGAAGGAGTTATTGGATATATTGATATAACTTCATTAACATGATAAGCTGTATATGCGGCAGCTTCATTTCCGTCAATAGTAACCATTGGCCTTTTCATAAAATCTCACCATTAACGTATTTGTCTATATAGGGTCATAAAAAAAATTAAAATATAAGGTTATCCCATGGTGAGTTTTCGAAGAAAGGATAGAAAAAATTACTACCATTTGTTGTATCTTATTCTTTCTCCTTTAAATCTAGTGACAGGCTTTGGCATTTCTAGCGGGTATCCAATTATTACCATCGAGAGTGGCACTATATTTTCTGGGATTCCAAGTAATTTTCTAAATCCACTAGACCTATCTTCCAGTGGGTATATACCAGACCAAACAGCACCTAAGCCAAGGGCGTGAGCAGCAAGCAAAATGTTCTGAGTAGCAGCAGAACAATCTTGAACCCAAAATACTGGATACTTCTCTAGACTGGGATCTCCACAGATTACTATTGCAGCAGCAGCCTCTTTTGCCATAGGCGCGTAAAGACTTACCTTAGGGACCTCACTTAAATATTTTTATCGTCAATGACAACAAAATCCCAGGTTTGCTGATTTCTTGCAGAAGGTGCACTCATTGCAGCTTCCAATAATTTATCAATAACCTCTTTTGGTATCAATTTATCTGTAAATTTTCTTACACTTCTCCTTGTGCGGATTGCATCTAGGGCTTCCATCTAAATTCCTCCACCAATTATTCTAATTCTAAACTTATAAATCTAATTTCAATAAATACCGAAACTATTATAAAAGTCAATATATTCAATAAACTTTGGTAGATTTATGAGTTCAATTAGGGTTATAGTTCTTGATGTTTTAAAACCCCACAAACCAATACTCCCAGACTTTGCAAACAAACTAGCTGAACTTCCTGGGATTATAGGTGTAAATATCTCAGTCGTTGAAATTGACCAAAAAACTGAAACAGTCAAACTTTCAATACAAGGGGACTCAATTGATTATGAACTATTAAAAGAAGAGATAGAAAAACTTGGAGGCACTGTACACAGTATAGACAAAGTCGCCGCAGGAAAAAGGATTATTCCTGAAGTAGAGACTTTGCAGGACAGATCTTAATTTCCGCCCCTATTTTTTCTTATCTCTTTTGATATTTTTTTAAGTATTTCATTTTTGGAGAATTTTTTCTCAACTATAAATCTTCCAAGATTTCTCTCATCTCTTCCCTGATCTTTGGGATATCTTGAGGTCTTTTGAACCTCATGAGTTATTCCAATAGTATCAAGAGCTTTTTTAATCTCCTCGAATTTTGGATGGTCCAATGCTAGATTTTTTGGAAGTTTCCTGCCGCCCTTCTTTGAAAAATTTTTATCAAGATATGCCGGCCATATTATGTAACCCTTCAAAATAATCCTCCTAAGCTTTTAAATACTCTTTTGGCAGAATATAAAAGTGTATTGGTGAATCTATGCATGAACTTTCTCTTGCCGATGGAATGCTAAAGACTGTTCTTGACGCTGCTCAAAAAGAAAAGGCCAAGAAAATCAAATCAATTAAACTAGAGATGGGAGAGATACTTCTAGTCAATACAGAACAGCTTACATTCTGCTTTGACATAATTTCTAAAGGGACTATGCAGAAGGAGCAAAGCTTGATATCAAATTTTTAAAGCCAAGAGTTCATTGCAATAAATGTGGCAAGGAATTTAATATTAGTTCTGAAAATGATTTTCCAATACTTCAGATGGTATGTGAGTGTGGGTCAAATGATGTCACTATTCTCTCCGGAAGAGAGTTTAACATAAAGTCTATAAAAATTGAAGAGGATTAAAATTTAGAAAGAAATCTTTCCATCCTGTCACATGCCTCATTGATCTTATCTTTTTTAAGAGGATATGCAAGTCTTACAAAATCATCTGAGTACGGACCAAAAGCTGAACCTGGTACTGTGACCACTTTTTCTTGATTTAAGAGTTTCTCAGAGAAATCTTCTGACTTCATACCAGTGCCAGAGATGTTCATGAAGAGATAGAATGCACCTTCAGGTTTCATTGCACTAACCCCTTTCATTTCTTTAATTCTACTCAAAAGGAGATTTCTTCTATCTTCAAATTCTTCCCTCATCTGATCAACAAAGTCTTGAGGCCCCCTAAGAGCTTCTAGCGCACCAAATTGAGCAAAAGTATTATTGCACACGGGACCGTACATGTGGAGTTTTAACATTCTATCAAGGAGGCTTTCGTCTTTTGAGCATAGGTACCCAACTCTCCAACCTGTCATAGAATAAGTTTTTGAAAATGAGTTCACAGTTATAACATTGTCTTCCATACCATTAAGTGATGCAATGCTGACATGTTTTTTGCCATCGTAGATAAGATTCTCATAGACTTCGTCAGATATTACTTTTAGATTGTATTCTATAACTATGTCTGAAATCTTTTCTAAGTCACTTTTTTTGATGACTGAACCAGTAGGGTTTGAAGGAGAATTCAGTATTAATAGTTCTGTATTTTCAGTTATTTTTTCTTCTAATAGGTCGGGATTCAATATAAAATTTTCATCTTCTTGGCATTCTACTTCGATTGGTTTTCCTCCAGAAAGCATAACTGTCGGAACGTAAGCAACAAAAGCTGGCGAAGGAACAATAACTCCATCTCCAGTTTTAATTGAAGATTGAATTGCGAGGGATAGAGCTTCTCCACCACCAATTGTCACAATAATTTCGTTTTCAGACACATCCACACTGTTCTGCTTTTTCATTTTTCCAGATATTGCCTGTCTCAATTCTAAAATTCCAGAATTTGGAGAATAGTAAGTTTTTCCCTCTTTAAGAGCTTTAATTGAAGCTTCAACTATATTAATCGGTGTATCAAAATCAGGCTCTCCTATCCCAAGACTTATTATCCCTTCCATGTTCTGTGCAAGATCAAATAATTTTCTGATCCCCGATTTTGGGATCCTGTCCAGCGACGATGATATAGAATGTTCTGGCATATTCTCTTCCTCTAAAAGTCAAAAAGTGTTTTTTGTTGATTCTTTTGCTTGTCCTCTTTCTCTTTTTCCGTTTCCTTTGGGAGTTCTTTTTCAGTAGCTTCTTTCTTGGATTCTAATCTTTTTTCATTTGCTATTGGAACTGCCTCAATTTTCTCCTTTTTTTCTGGCTGCTTTAAAAGCTCTTCTCTTGCCAATTCAATTTTCCTATAATTCTTACCATCAATAAATTTAATCTCTTCCATATCAAATTCGAAAAAGTTTGATATAAGTGCCCCTTTTTTAGAATTAAGGAATAACGCCGATATCATGGGTAGGTAGTTTCTTGCAACTTTTCTAGAACAATGGCACTTTCTCCCAATCTTATCAAGGATTTTCTTCTTTGCCTCTCTAGACTTTTTTGAAGATCCTAAGACCTGAAAATATTTTGGAGGGGAAAATGGGATGTACCTCGATTCAGTTACCCCAGCAACAGAAACACCGCCAGTCATAAGGTCTGATGCATATTTCCACATGGAATAATTTCTAGTATTAAACGCCCTTTTCAAGTAGATATCTGAAGTTGATAGAAGTCTCATAGCCTCAAGTAGCTCTTTTCCTTTGTATGCCTTGGGGGTGTTTTCGTCAATCCAAAGAAGAAGCTCATCTGGTTTTTTATCAACATCAAAAAAGTCTTTTCTGACATCAATTGAGTTTGACATGTAAAGTTTTGACAAAGCCTCAAATATGGATGCTTCTGTGTCCCTAGATCCAACTAACTTCTCATCACCTTTTATCAATTTCCTACCTAACGAGTCAAGGTCATTAATCGCTGCCCGCATATCCCCTGTCGATTGTTCTGCTATTTTCATCAGAGTTTCATCCTCTACTTGAATGCCTTCGGCGACAGCTATCTCTTTTAATCTAGCAAATACAGTCCTCGATTGAAGTCTTTTGAACTGTACAAGTTTACAGTTGTCTCTTATAGATTGAGATACTTCCCAGTAGCTGTTTGCGGTAAGAATGATCGGATTTTGTGTATTCTTTATTATCTCAAGTAAGGCTTTTGACCCTCCAAAATCTTCCTTGCCGTGAATATTATCTGCCTCATCTAGCAGGATTATTTTCTTGTATCCAAAAAGAGTCTTTGAAGTAGAGGCATTTCCAACTATCCTGTTTAGTACAGTTTGGTCTCTTTTATCGCTGGCATTTAACTCTATTAAGTCATATCCAAGCTCTTTTGACAATACTTTTACCATAGTAGTTTTGCCGCTACCGGGTGGGCCATAGATCAAGAGTGCTCTTTTTTCCGTGCCCCAGGTATTTATCCATGCTAGGATATCCTTTACAAGTGCCTGTTGACCTTTTATTTCAGAAAAATTTTTTGGAAAGTATTTTTCAACAAGCATATTATCGTTATCCTGAGGAAAGATTGGCTAGAAGATATTCAAGCTGGATAAATTCATTTGCCCCCTGTACAAGCCTGAAATCCGCCTCACCTATCATCTCAACAATTCTAACTTTTTCTTTGTCAGAAACTTCTAAATTGAAAGTCTCTCTATGCATCTGCATTATTATATCTTCACCGGACAATCCCTGCCCCAAAAGAAGTTCCTGAAGTATTTTTCTTGATGAAATGAAATCGCCGGACAGGGCGACTTTCATCATGTTTTTTATTTCTTCAGGTTTCGCCCTTGATGAAACCTGATAGACTAAACTTTCTGTTATAGAGTCGCCTATACCTGATGAAGACTGGAGGGCATTGATTGCCTTTCTCATGTCCCCTTCAGAAACATAGGCAATAGCATTAAGTCCGTCTTCCTTAAGATCAATATTTTCTGCTTCGGCTATCTTCTCAATCATGATCTTTACAGAATCAGTTGACAATGGACCGAATCTGAATACTGCACATCTAGATTGTATCGGATCAATAATTCTTGATGAGTAGTTACATGAAAGAATGAATCTGCAGGTTGAAGTATAGACTTCCATAGTTCTTCTCAAAGCATTCTGTGCATCTGAAGTAAGTGCATCAGACTCATCCAAGAATATTATCTTGAAATCTCCACCTATCGGTTTAGTTCTTGCAAAATCTTTTATTTTTTCTCTCACAACATTTATGCCCCTTTCATCAGAGGCGTTTGTCTCTTGAAAATTCTGTTTCCAATATTCTCCAAAAATTTCCTTTGCAAGTGCTATAGCAGCTGTCGTTTTCCCAACACCTGGCGGCCCAGCAAATAGCAAGTGGGGCATCGATTTCTTATCTACATATGATTTAAGTCTCCTAATTATAGGGTCTCTTCCAACAATATCGTCAAGCTTTTGGGGCCTATACTTCTCTGTCCAGGGTTTTTCAAACTCCATCACATCACAACCAACTATTATAATTAAAATATTTAAGTCTTATTGGATATTTCCTATAAGACCTTCTATATCTGAGTTAGACTTATACTCTTTTAAAAGTGTCTTAATTAAATCTTCTTTAAAATCAAAGATTTTCTTTATTCTTTGCCTAACAAGACAGTCTGATAGGAAGCACATCGATAAAAATGAGGTGACATTTTTTGGTGTATTTGAGAAATGAGCCTTTTCAAAGTCGATTATAACATTTTTCCCCCCACAAATAACGTGCTTTCCCCCTTGAATCTGTCTATGATTTATTCCAGCAAGATCAAGAGCATTGCATTGTCTTGAGATATCAAAGATATCATTTTTATCAAATTTTCCCTCAATTAGTAGATTTCCCTCTATATATTCCATTATAATGTAATTATCCTCATACCCGTATACCTTTGGCCCAACTCCATGTTCGTTGGCCTTAATTAAATAGAAAGCTTCTTTCTTAAGTGAGCCTTTTCTTTCAGAATCAGACCTTTCAATCTTGATTGAAACTTTTCTGTTTTTATAATTGCCCAAAAAAACAATTGAGGTGCTTCCTTTACCTAGTGCTCTATCACATCCAATTTCAACTTTGCCAAAAGAGTAGACATCCTTGACACCTTTTTCAAACAAAGACTCGTTTAGCAATGAGGACCTCTCAAGAGAAAACGATGGGTAATCAATAGACCTTATGTCGTTTAAGGTAGATTCCATCTAATCAGTTAAGAGCAATTTTTTTACCCTGACACCAGCATCCCTTATCATGCTCATTTTTATATCATTGTCAAGGTCATAATCTCTTGCATATACTATTTCTTTCACGCCTGCGTTTATCAGGATCTTTGTACAGGACATGCATGGAAAATGCGTTGAGTAAACAGTTGAATTTTCAGTTGAAACACCATGTATTGCAGCTTGGATTATTGTATTCTGTTCTGCATGAACACCTCTGCACAGGTGAGATTTTTCAAGAGATCCAAGAGTCTGCCTCAGACAAGTTTCTTCTGAACAATGAGGTAGGCCCCTTGGAGCACCATTGTAACCAGTAGATATGATATAACCTTCTTTGACTAATACCGCACCGACATGCTGTTTTATGCAGGTTGATCTTTTCTTGACTAGTTCTGCAATACTCATAAAATATGTATCTATATCCATCCTTACCATAAAAATCACGCTATTAATTAAAAAATTCTTTAATAATTATCCTTCTTTCATCGCTATTTTTTTCCTCAAACAATTTGTAGCAACCGCAAGAAGATCTACCCTCTGTACATATGCCTTCACTGATACATTTTGGCCCTGCAGACTCAAATAACGCCGGTGAGACTTCGAGGACTTGATACAGCATTTCCCAGGCCATATCTCTAATCTCCCACTGTGCTCTGTTGCAACATCGGAGATTAAAGAAATGCAGCAACTCTCTTGCATTCATTGTCATCACAAGATTAGTCTTTGTGGCATTTGGGAGTACAAATCTTGCATCTTCAGGAGCTATTCCTAATTCAAGCAGTTTCTTGTAGCCCTCGGTATTATAATTAATACTTTTTTTGAATATGTCCTCTGCGACTTTGTTTTTCTTAATCGATGGAGGCGTAACAAATGGAACATCATCCATCTTCACATATCTCTGGCTTTGTTGGGTGAATGAAGCTATTCTATGTCTCACAAGTTGATGTGAACACGCCCTAGAAATGCCCTCTATAGAAAAAGTAAAACTTGCATGCTCAATAACTGAGTAGTGGCCATATCCAACAACCCTCTGAATCCTCTTTTTTGCATTATCTGCATCTATTTCACTCAACATATCGGAAGGAGTTCCTTCCTTCATTGATGTAAGAGCTGCTACAGCACACACTTTTTCAGGGTTTCTGGTATGCTCTAAAAGAACAACTTTCATTATACCGAATTGTGCCAAATATTATATAAGATTAAGCATTTATGATTAGATACATATATTACAAAATACTTTATTGTATAATGGTAAATATTGATTATCAATAGTTTCATAGTATTTAAATAATACTCTCAATAATTTGAAAGGTATTAAGCTATTTTTAGTTATAATTTGTAATCATTTTGGAACATTGTTATATATTATCGATATCGAAAAGCTTATAAACTGGTAACTATATATTGATTATCAGCTACTAAAGGATAGGTGAAGTGTTATGAATATTGTTGAAAGAGGAATTGAAAGGCACACAGATAAGCCCTACACAGTTAGGATACTTGTCGAAAACCTAACCCTTGACACAATAAGCCCGGGAACAATTCCAGGGTCTGTAAACGTAAAAACTTACGACTCCGATCTTGGAACATACCTTGAGCTTTCTGGTGACGCAAGGGATGTTATTGAGTGCGAAACAAGAATAGTAGAGATGGACGATACTATTAAAGTAAAGGACGTCAGAAAAGTATTTTCCGAGATTTAATTTTTTTATTTTAATTAATAATCTTGAGGAGAACAATGCTGGGGAGAAAATCAAGGATTGTCATTTTATCAATATTAATATTGGTAATTCTGGCCCCAGCTACTTGGGGCGCCACCAACAAGAATTTTCTATTTAAAGTTGCCAGTGTAAATGGTACTCCAATACAAGATGCAGAAATCAGAATGTCCTTACAATCTGATCCAAATTATCAAAGATCAGGAAACTCAAATTCAAGAGGAGAATTGCTTTTTGAGAATATAGCAGAAGGAACCTATTCGGTTACTATTTCAAAAAGTGGATTTGTGACAATAATTGAAAATGTAGATATCGCTTCTATTGACTCAAAGACATTCTATCTCAGACATTCAGGATTCAAAATAATCTCTGGGCAAGTTTATAGAGACGCAAACGACAACAAGATATTTGAAACAGGGGAGGCTGGAATAGACAATGCAACTGTCAAAGCCACAAATGTAACTACAAATGAAACATTTTCTGTTAATACAGATGAAAATGGACAATTTAGAATTGAAATTCCTGACGCACAAAACTATAGAGTCATAGTTTCTTATTCCACTTCGGAGTATGAAGTACCCAATACCGTTACGCCCATGGACACTGTTGATTATTCAATAATGATTCCTTTAATAATAAAAGGAGAAGTATACGGCAAGGTAACAACTGACGACGGCACTCCTTTATTTGCTATACAAGTTTTTCTAAAAGGAACAAGCGTAACTTATACTTCTACTGATCTTGGAGGATTCTTTAGATTCTCAGTTAAACCTGGAACT carries:
- a CDS encoding signal recognition particle protein Srp19 (binds to 7S RNA to mediate binding of the signal recognition particle protein Srp54), which translates into the protein MKGYIIWPAYLDKNFSKKGGRKLPKNLALDHPKFEEIKKALDTIGITHEVQKTSRYPKDQGRDERNLGRFIVEKKFSKNEILKKISKEIRKNRGGN
- a CDS encoding hydrogenase maturation nickel metallochaperone HypA — encoded protein: MHELSLADGMLKTVLDAAQKEKAKKIKSIKLEMGEILLVNTEQLTFCFDIISKGTMQKEQSLISNF
- a CDS encoding hydrogenase maturation nickel metallochaperone HypA, producing MKFLKPRVHCNKCGKEFNISSENDFPILQMVCECGSNDVTILSGREFNIKSIKIEED
- a CDS encoding pyridoxal phosphate-dependent aminotransferase encodes the protein MPEHSISSSLDRIPKSGIRKLFDLAQNMEGIISLGIGEPDFDTPINIVEASIKALKEGKTYYSPNSGILELRQAISGKMKKQNSVDVSENEIIVTIGGGEALSLAIQSSIKTGDGVIVPSPAFVAYVPTVMLSGGKPIEVECQEDENFILNPDLLEEKITENTELLILNSPSNPTGSVIKKSDLEKISDIVIEYNLKVISDEVYENLIYDGKKHVSIASLNGMEDNVITVNSFSKTYSMTGWRVGYLCSKDESLLDRMLKLHMYGPVCNNTFAQFGALEALRGPQDFVDQMREEFEDRRNLLLSRIKEMKGVSAMKPEGAFYLFMNISGTGMKSEDFSEKLLNQEKVVTVPGSAFGPYSDDFVRLAYPLKKDKINEACDRMERFLSKF
- a CDS encoding replication factor C large subunit, which produces MLVEKYFPKNFSEIKGQQALVKDILAWINTWGTEKRALLIYGPPGSGKTTMVKVLSKELGYDLIELNASDKRDQTVLNRIVGNASTSKTLFGYKKIILLDEADNIHGKEDFGGSKALLEIIKNTQNPIILTANSYWEVSQSIRDNCKLVQFKRLQSRTVFARLKEIAVAEGIQVEDETLMKIAEQSTGDMRAAINDLDSLGRKLIKGDEKLVGSRDTEASIFEALSKLYMSNSIDVRKDFFDVDKKPDELLLWIDENTPKAYKGKELLEAMRLLSTSDIYLKRAFNTRNYSMWKYASDLMTGGVSVAGVTESRYIPFSPPKYFQVLGSSKKSREAKKKILDKIGRKCHCSRKVARNYLPMISALFLNSKKGALISNFFEFDMEEIKFIDGKNYRKIELAREELLKQPEKKEKIEAVPIANEKRLESKKEATEKELPKETEKEKEDKQKNQQKTLFDF
- a CDS encoding replication factor C small subunit, with the protein product MEFEKPWTEKYRPQKLDDIVGRDPIIRRLKSYVDKKSMPHLLFAGPPGVGKTTAAIALAKEIFGEYWKQNFQETNASDERGINVVREKIKDFARTKPIGGDFKIIFLDESDALTSDAQNALRRTMEVYTSTCRFILSCNYSSRIIDPIQSRCAVFRFGPLSTDSVKIMIEKIAEAENIDLKEDGLNAIAYVSEGDMRKAINALQSSSGIGDSITESLVYQVSSRAKPEEIKNMMKVALSGDFISSRKILQELLLGQGLSGEDIIMQMHRETFNLEVSDKEKVRIVEMIGEADFRLVQGANEFIQLEYLLANLSSG
- a CDS encoding dCMP deaminase family protein, with amino-acid sequence MVRMDIDTYFMSIAELVKKRSTCIKQHVGAVLVKEGYIISTGYNGAPRGLPHCSEETCLRQTLGSLEKSHLCRGVHAEQNTIIQAAIHGVSTENSTVYSTHFPCMSCTKILINAGVKEIVYARDYDLDNDIKMSMIRDAGVRVKKLLLTD